In Gimesia panareensis, the genomic window GCCGGCCACGTTCGCCGAGGTCCAGCAGGATCCCGATCTGCTGAAAAAGTTTTATGGCAAGTATACCGACAGCCGTTTCTCTGCTGAGGAACTGAAAACCGCCCAGGTGGAGATTCTCGGGCGGAGCAGTGAATGGTCGACGCGGATGCGTCGTCTGGAAGATTCGTTGTCCCGTAAACAGACCTTTGTGCTGTATCGCAACCTGGACCCTCTGGAGGGTGACCCGGGCTTCATCGGGCACATCCAGTCGATCGGCAAGGGCATGCTGAAAGACAACAAGATCGTTGTTTCGGAATACCCCGATAATGAGATCAATGCCAGTGAAGCGATCAGTGGAGAGCAGGCCAAGACACTGTCCCTCATCAAACTGCCGTTCCGCGCACCGGTTCCCTACGATGCCAAGCAAGCGGTTGAGAACGCCCAGGGCTTCTTCGAGGTCAAATGGGGGGCTCCCACCAAAAAACTGCTGAAAACCCGCCTTTCACAATTGCTGGGTGAGCAGCAGGCCGCAATCAAAAGCTACGTCTCCACACGGCTGGAAGAACGCTTCCCTGCCGATCTGGTTGTACCGCCGGAGATCCGCCAGATGCATGTTCTGGCAGGTCAGAATGCGGCTTACTTTATCGGAATCGGGCAGTTCATTCAGGAAGAATACGCCGTCGCGGCCCAGTCATTTGACAGCTTCCTCCGTCACCGGTTTTACATTCATCGCGACAGCCAAGGGAAGTGGCTGGGGCGTTCCCTGTCTGTCCTGTACCACATGGCGATTGCGGATGCGGAATCAGGCAAGATCAACAGCGCGATTTTCTCTTTGTCAGAAAATGAGAATAAAGGCTGCCCGGATGCCATGCGGCCCGCATTTGCATTTTTCAGCGAACGCTGGAAGATCATTCGGGACAAGAACAAGTAAACAACCCCCTGCTGCTCACCCGCCCCACACCAACTGAAAATTGAGACATGCTTGCCTTTTTACGACGACGCTGGTTTTTGCTGTGCATCACGGTGGTGATTGCCTGCGGCGTCTATGCCGGTCATGAAGGATCGCAGGAGACCCTGTCCCAGGTGAGGCAGTTTATTCGTCCTTCGTGGCTGACCGCGATCGTCCTGTTTCTGATGTCGCTGAGCCTGAATTCCGAACATCTGCTGTCATCGATCCGCAAACCGGGGCCGCTGTTTCTCTCGCTGGCGACCAACATTGTGCTGCTGCCCCTGATCGCCTGGGCGCTGCTGCCGCTGCAGCTGACTCCCGATTTTCAGATCGGGCTGATCATTATGGCCTGCGTGCCGTGCACGCTGTGCGGGGCTTCGGTCTGGACGAGACGAGGAGGCGGAAATGACGGCGTCTCGCTGATGGTGACCATGATCACCAACGGGGCCTGCTTTCTGACCGTTCCCTTCTGGATTCTACTGATCACCTCCCGTGAGATCGAATTCGATCGCGTGCAGATGGTCACGAAGCTGTTTTATGCAGCGATGCTCCCCGTGGTTGTCGGTCAGATACTGCGGCTGAATCCGCGGATCAAACAGTTCGCCGACCGGATTACGTCGCGACTGGGAACCGTGGCATTGGTCTTCGTACTGTTCATGGTACTGCTGGCAGCGGTACAGACCGGCTATGGAATTCAGACATCCAAAGTGGGGATCTCCCTGGCGGCCGTCGTGGTGGTCTGGATCAGCTGCATCGTGGTGCATGTAGGAGGCTTTTTCACAAATCTGCTGCTGGGCAAGACATTTCGGTTTCATCCCCGTGACCGGATCGCCAGTGCAATCGCGGGCAGCCAGAAGACACTGCCAATTGCGGTCTTCGTGGCGACGGACGCGTCGATGTTCGGCAATGCCGGGATTCCGTCAGCCGTTTTTCCGCTGCTGATGTTTCATACGTCACAGTTCTTTATCGATACGATCCTCGCCGATCGGCATCGAGAGAAGTACGCGGATGTGTCAGAACCAGAGCCCGTGGAAGCGGAGCCACAGCCGGTGTCTGCCTGCGAGCAGTAGCAGCTTAGAGGTCTGCACACCACCTGCTATTCCCTGACTGTACAATTTGTATTAAGCTGCGCGCTGACGACAGGGGCAGGAATATAAATCTTGGTAGCAGGAGCGATACTGATGCAGCAGAGCCCCGGATTCTCATGGAACAGATCACTTGAGTTTTTCTATTCCCTATGCGCTGTCCTTACACTTTTCCTGACTTGCAGTCCCACTGTGCAAAGCCAGGAAGTGAAATCAAAAGAAGTCGCCGCCATTGAGGACCTGGACTCCTTTATGAAAGAACTGAAGTGGATTCGCGACGAGTATCTAAAGCAGAGTCGAGTTCCCCCAAACGCGTTTGTGCAGGGTGTCATCAACCCAGGCAATCGAAAGTTCACACTTGTGACCCGCAATGGAAAGATGCGGCTCGATATCGAGAAATTCATTTTGTCAGGATTCGACAAAAAACCAGAACGGCGCACCATAATTAATTTGCATGATGGCCAGAACTTTTACGTGCTCAACAAAAACACCATCGTGATCAGTAATCCAGATCTGAATTATTTAGACTGGCGGTCTGATTCTACGAACGAAGTTCATCAGTTTTACATGCCCGATCTGTATGGTATCGAACCGGTGGATGACATCAGACCGGTGGATGAATATTGTGACAGTCTCCTACAGATCCTTCGCAACATTCGCGCCGATCCCTTCAATAAAGAAAAATTGATCAAAGCCATTGCTTCCGGTCAGGCTATTCTACAAATCACAAAGGATGGTCCGCTGCATACCATCGAAGTATGCGGACCGATGGCCGAAGACGGATCGGGGCGAATCGATGTGCGTCGAATCGTTTTGGATGAGCGGTATGGCTACTTACCAGTTCATTCGCTTCGAGTCGAAATGCCAGCCCCAGGTGCCTCTGCATGGAAAAAAACGTATCAGATTAAAACTCAGTACCAGGAAGTCGCTCCCGGAATTTACTTTCTGTCTCAGGGGAGGTCTGAATACGACTACCATAATCCTGAGATTGACAATGTAGAAAAGGAATCAGATTCCTATTCCTACACTACCATCGTCAAGAAAACAGAGACTGGTACTGAAATCAACAAGCGGACAATACATTCCCATACTGACATCAAGATCACCAAAGTGAAAACGAGCGATTTTGAAATTGCGGACGACTATTTTGATCCGAAGTCACTCAAGATCAAACCTGGTATCCATGTCTCCGACCGGCGGGCTCGGCCACCTCTTAGCTACACTTACAGTGAAAGCCATCTGGACCCGAAAGCTCTGAATGACACTCTTTGGAATGAGCGTTCCATCAGGGCAGAATAGACTCCTCTGTAGCGCGGCTGTTTCCCTCAGTTCTGGTAGATCACGACCAGAAACAGGACGGCTTCGCCGCGGCCCGCATTACTGATGGTGTGGGGCACGTCGACCCGGTAGCTGGCGGAATCGCCGGGGCCGAGCACGGTGGTGTCTTCGCCGGACTGCAGTTCGATCTTGCCTTTTTCGACGGTCAGGAATTCCCGCGTCCCTTTGAAGTGGGGCGCACTTTGCAGCTTTCCATTGGCGTGCAGCTGCACTTCGTAGAACTCGACATCTTTTTCCAGGTGGAGCGGCGAGAGCGTGCGGATGCGGCATTCATCGTCGGAACGGTAATGAAAGGTGCGATCGTCGGCCCGGATGACTTCGATCGAAGAGGTGGAAATCGGTGCTTCGACCAGTTCGCCCAGGGCGATGCCGAACGCCTGCGAAATGCGGACCGTGACGGCCAGCGTGGGATTGGCTTCGCCGCGCTCGATCTGGCTCAACATGGAACGGCTCACCCCACAGGCGGCAGAGAGCGAATCGAGCGACCAGCCCCGCTCTTTCCGCAGGGCACGGACGCGCTGTGAGAGCTGCCCGCTGATCTCATCGGGAGAGAGTTCGGCGGTTGGTCTGCTGGTGGTCTGGTTGCGTGGCGGCTGGGCGGGCATCGCTATTTCCAATATATTGGATTACAACTCTTGCAAAATGGATTTTCATTTTCTATTATACTGGAGAATCAGACATTATAAAGGATTCAGTCTGCTGATCCTTCGAAATATTTCTTTGAGCGGGGTGAAATCATGAAGGCACTCGTGAAGAAAGAGTCCAGGCCGGGCCTCTGGCTGGAAGAAGTTCCCAAACCGACGATCGGCATCAATGATGTGCTGATCAAAGTCGATCGAACGGGGATCTGCGGCACCGACGTCCATATTTACAAATGGGACGACTGGGCCCAGAAGACGATACCGGTCCCGATGGTGGTGGGGCATGAGTTCGTCGGCGAGATCGTGGAGGTTGGTTCGAACGTGGCCGACTATGTTCCGGGCGAAATCGTCAGCGGGGAAGGACACGTGGTCTGCGGGCGGTGCCGAAACTGTTTCGCGGGGCGACGGCATTTGTGTGCTCATACGCGGGGCGTGGGTGTGAATCGGCCGGGCGCGTTTGCGGAATACATTTCGCTGCCGATGACGAATATCTGGCACCACGATCCCTCGATTGACCGGGACGTGGCCTCGATTTTCGACCCGTTCGGGAACGCCGTGCATACGGCACTCTCGTTTGACGTGCTGGGAGAAGACGTGCTGATTACGGGTGCGGGGCCGATCGGCGTGATGGCGGCTGCGGTCGTCCGGCATGCGGGAGCCCGGCACGTGGTCGTGACCGATGTGAACCCGTACCGGCTGGAACTTGCGAAAAAAATGGGAGCGACACTCGCGCTGGACGTGCGGGAGCATACGATTGCCAACGCCCAGAAAGAACTGGGGATGACTGAGGGCTTCGACGTGGGGCTGGAGATGTCGGGGAACCCGGTCGCCTTCCGCGACATGCTCAACAACATGTGTCACGGCGGGAAGATCGCGATGCTGGGAATCCCGGAAAAAGAGATCGCCATCGACTGGACCCTGGTGGTGTTCAACATGCTGACGATTAAGGGGATCTACGGTCGCGAAATGTATGAGACCTGGTATAAGATGACAGTGATGCTGCAGAGCGGGCTGGATATCAGCCCCATCATCACGCACCGCTTCCATGCCAGTGAATTCGAAAAAGGGTTCGAGGTCATGATGTCGGGTCAGTCCGGCAAGGTAATTCTCGACTGGAAAGAAATGTAAGACAGAATACGTCACGACGCCGCAAATTTAATCAGGAACCATCCTATGTACGGATCGATCAAGCAGGAACTGGAAAAGACGCTCGCAGAAATCAAAGAAGCGGGCCTGTACAAGGCAGAGCGGATCATCACCACGCCGCAGGATGCCCATATTCGTGTGGCAGCCGGGGAGCCGGTGTTGAACATGTGCGCGAATAATTACCTCGGTCTGGCCGAGAATCCAGAGGTGATCGCTGC contains:
- the tdh gene encoding L-threonine 3-dehydrogenase, which produces MKALVKKESRPGLWLEEVPKPTIGINDVLIKVDRTGICGTDVHIYKWDDWAQKTIPVPMVVGHEFVGEIVEVGSNVADYVPGEIVSGEGHVVCGRCRNCFAGRRHLCAHTRGVGVNRPGAFAEYISLPMTNIWHHDPSIDRDVASIFDPFGNAVHTALSFDVLGEDVLITGAGPIGVMAAAVVRHAGARHVVVTDVNPYRLELAKKMGATLALDVREHTIANAQKELGMTEGFDVGLEMSGNPVAFRDMLNNMCHGGKIAMLGIPEKEIAIDWTLVVFNMLTIKGIYGREMYETWYKMTVMLQSGLDISPIITHRFHASEFEKGFEVMMSGQSGKVILDWKEM
- a CDS encoding helix-turn-helix domain-containing protein; translated protein: MPAQPPRNQTTSRPTAELSPDEISGQLSQRVRALRKERGWSLDSLSAACGVSRSMLSQIERGEANPTLAVTVRISQAFGIALGELVEAPISTSSIEVIRADDRTFHYRSDDECRIRTLSPLHLEKDVEFYEVQLHANGKLQSAPHFKGTREFLTVEKGKIELQSGEDTTVLGPGDSASYRVDVPHTISNAGRGEAVLFLVVIYQN
- a CDS encoding bile acid:sodium symporter family protein produces the protein MLAFLRRRWFLLCITVVIACGVYAGHEGSQETLSQVRQFIRPSWLTAIVLFLMSLSLNSEHLLSSIRKPGPLFLSLATNIVLLPLIAWALLPLQLTPDFQIGLIIMACVPCTLCGASVWTRRGGGNDGVSLMVTMITNGACFLTVPFWILLITSREIEFDRVQMVTKLFYAAMLPVVVGQILRLNPRIKQFADRITSRLGTVALVFVLFMVLLAAVQTGYGIQTSKVGISLAAVVVVWISCIVVHVGGFFTNLLLGKTFRFHPRDRIASAIAGSQKTLPIAVFVATDASMFGNAGIPSAVFPLLMFHTSQFFIDTILADRHREKYADVSEPEPVEAEPQPVSACEQ